The Spartobacteria bacterium genome segment TCTACTACTTGGCGTTTGAAGGCTTCACTATATCGGATTCCTGTGCTCATTTTGAACCTTTTTCCTTTCGATAGTGTCAACTTATCTCAGGACGGGACAGTCCCTCCCTTTGTCTCCCTCCCTTTGTCCTGTTTGTCCGTGTGTCCCTTTGTCCCTATCAGCACTTATGCGGTAAACCTTTGATTTCTGAGGAACTTTCCATTTGGCGTGTTTTTTACCCGAATCGGCCAGTGATGTAGTCTTCGGTTCGCTGATCTTTCGGGGTGGTAAACATGTGCTCTGTTTCGTCGAATTCAACCATGATACCTTCGTACATAAAGGCGGTAAAATCGGATACACGGGCGGCCTGCTGCATATTATGAGTTACGATGATGATGGTATATTTTCCTTTGAGTTCACCGATGAGATCTTCAATGCGGGACGTTGCTTTGGGGTCGAGGGCCGACGTCGGTTCGTCCATGAGAAGAACATCAGGTTCCACGGCGAGGGCGCGGGCGATGCACAGGCGCTGCTGCTGTCCACCAGACATACCCAAAGCATTATCATTCATACGGTCTTTGACTTCATCCCAGATAGCGGACTGACGCAGGCTTTTTTCCACGAGGTCATCCAGTTCGGATTTGCGGCGGATGCCCTTCAGACGCGGGCCATAAGCGACATTATCGTAGATGCTTTTGGGAAACACATTGGGTTTCTGGAAAACCATGCCGATGGACTGACGCAGGGCAACAATGTCCAGTTTCGGAGAATAGACATCCGTATCGCGATACTTCAGATCACCTGTGACATGACACACGGGAATCAGATCGTTCATACGGTTGATGGATCGAAGCAGGGTACTTTTTCCGCAGCCGGACGGGCCGATCATTGCGGTCACCATTCCTTTTGCAAACGAACAGTTCACACTTCGGACGGCCTCAAAATCGCCATAATAAATCGAAAATGATTTTGCTTCGACATGGATTTCCATCGGAGCTTTCCGTTTTGTCAAATCGCCTTTTCTGGACTGAATACTGACGCGTGTTTTGAACATTTCTTCACTCATGATCCGTTTATCCTTTCAGCTTTTTCGAAATTCTGGCGCGTATAACAATAGCCGCCATATTTAAGGCAAGCACCAGAACAATAAGTGCCAACACCATACCGTACTGCACATGCCGGATTTCATTAACGGCTTCATGCTCCGTGCAGAGATTATAAATATTCCACGACAATGCCGGTGTGGGCTCTGAGAAAACCTGCATAATCTTCGGTGCAGCCCCGAGGCTCACGGCTGCGGTAAAAATAATGGGAGCTGTTTCGCCGGCTGCACGCCCCATGCTCAGCACGATACCTGTCATAATTCCCGGCAGTGCGGCCGGAAGAATAACCGTCAAAACGGCCCATCCGTGACTGGCACCCAATCCAAGCGAGGCCTCTTTGTAGGAATGAGGTACGGCGCGAATAGCTTCTTCTGTGGCCCGAATAATGGTCGGCAGAACCATAAGCGCCAATGTCAATGCTCCGGCCAGTACACTTTTACTTTGCGAAACATGTAAGCTATTGAGGAAGAATGCTAAGCCAAATAGGCCAAACACAATGCTCGGCACCCCTGCCAAGGTATTGACACAGGTTCTGATCAACGACAGCACCGAACCGGGCCGGGCAAATTCACATAAATAAACAGCCGCAGTGATTCCAATGGGCACGGCAAACAGAATGGCGCCGATGGTCAGGTAGATGGTTCCCAGAACTTCCGGTCCAATCCCTCCGAAGAAATGCGAATCAATGGACTTATCCACCAAAAACTGCCAGTAAAAGGTTACTTCCGGCTGCATAATCTTCGATAAATTTAATTTAACATAATCAAACAACGGCTCGAGTTTTGTTCCCGCAAAATCCTTATCACGAGGCAGCAACAGCTGGACGCCCTGTCCTGTTGGTGTATTGTAATCCCACATTTCTCTAAAATATAATGATTCAAACTTAACATTGGCCCGATCCCAGCGTGTCTGACCGTATTGCGAGCGTGGAAGAATCGGAGTCTTTTCGTCGGGGAGCGGTCCAAAGACCGCTTCAAAAGCCTTCTTTGTTTCACGGAAATTCGCTTTGTATTTTTTGCGATCCTTTCGGGGCATTTCCTTTAGTTCCGCTTCGAACTCATTGATCATCCCCCATGCGGGTGCCATAGCCGCGAGAAACTGATCGCGCTGTTTATCCAGCCTCGCTGTATTACCTCTGTCAAACTCTACCTTTTGCATTTGACGAAAGAAATACGTTCCGCGAAATATAAAGGCCTGGCATCCGCGCCACGTGATGGGAACAAGAAGTACAAGCAGCACTATGGCCATGATGAGCACAGATGCGGTGCCCAATCCCGTAAACGCTTTATCTAAAGTATATCTGGCTCTTCGTTGCATGATTTCTGCCTATGGTTATTTGTTCTGAAATCAAAAATGGGTTCGATTTATTTACCCCAGCGTTTTCTCTGACGATCGACAGCCCACTGGCTCAACATGTTCATAATGAAGGAAACGACCAGCAGAAAAAACGCCATAACAAACAGTACATGGTAGCGCATGGTACCTCTGGCGGCCTCTCCCATATCACCGGCAATACTGGCCGTAAGCGTACGAACCGGCGCAAGAAAATTGTACCACGGCGATGGAATTCGTGCGGTGTTACCCGACGCCATCCAGACAACCATGGTTTCACCAAAGGCACGCATAATGCCGAGAATAATCGCCGATGCAATACCGCTGCTGGCTGCCGGCAAAATAACTCTCACCATGGTTTCAGCTCGGGTAGCCCCCAACGCGTAGCTTCCTTCGCGCAGATCACGTCCGACCGCCTGAAGCGAATCTTCCGCCACGCTGACAATGGTGGGCAGAGCCATCATACCCAGAATAAAAGAGACATTCAGCGCATTGGTCCCACTGGCGATATGGACGTTCCACAGACAGGCTCCCCCACGCCACAAAAGATAAAACAAGGCAACGCCAAAAATAATATGCCCCATAAGGCGGACGGACGGACGCCTCACTTCCTGAACGCGGCTGGCGGTCATTTCACTGAGCACCATGACCAGAAGAACCCCCAGCGGTAATCCGATGACCCACAAAATGGTAGAGAGCAATGCTCCTCCGTGGTTCTGGAGCACGGGAGCAAAGACAACCAGTGCGAAAAAACCAAAGGCCACGGATGGAATCGCCGCCAGCATCTCTATAATGGGTTTAACCACCTGCCGCACCTCAAAGGGCAATACATCACTCAAACAAATAGCGGCGGCCACGCCCAGCGGAACAGCCACAATAATCGCGCCAACCGTCACCATCAATGTACCGTAAACAATAGCCATGGCACCGAAACTGGGCGGATCCATCGAGGGATACCATTGGGCCGAGCCGAAAAATCGGCTCAAACCCATTTCTTTAATAAAAGGAAAGGCGTCCTTGGCAATATAGATGAAGATAAACAGCACCGCGAATACCGATAACGAGGTGATCAGCAGCAAAATACTGCGGCCCAATTTCTCCATCAAGCGCCCTTTTCGACATGCCGAATCACTCATCAGCAGTCCGCGTTGTGCTGTTTCGTTCATTATATTTCCTTTCAACCTTTGTTCCTTAGACCATCAACGGCGGCAATCAGTATGAAGTGACAGGAATAAAACCGATTTCTTCCACCATTTCCTGACCCGGCTCGGTCAGATACAGTGTAATAAAACGATACAGCGGTGTTCCCATTTTCGGTGAACCATTGGTGTACATAAACAGAGGCCGTGCAATCGGATACGTTCCCGCCTGAATGGTTTCTAGATTGGCTTCGATACCATTTACATCGATAGCTTTCACGCCTTCAACGAATCCGAGACCCACAAAGGCCACCGCGCTGGGAGTGGATTCAACGCGTGATTTTGCCTGACCGTTGGAACCGACGACTTCGCAGGAGTCAGACATTTTCTGTTTGCTCATGACGAGGTTTTCGAAGGTTTCGAAGGTGCCGCTGTTGGTATCACGGGTGATCACCACGATGGGCATATCTACGCCGCCGACATCTTTCCAGTTTTTGATTTTGCCAGTATAGATATCACGGATTTGTTCCAGGCTCAGCCCTTTGACCGGATTGCTTTTGTGTACAACAACCGCAATACCGTCCAGTGCCACTACGTGAGGTGTCGGCATAATGCCTTTGTCTGCACAGGCTTTGAATTCTTTCGCTTTCATGCCGCGAGACATATCGGCCACATCGCAGGTACCGTTGATTATCGCTTTGGCCCCGTTGCCGCTACCGCTTTCACTCACGGATACGGATACATCCGGGTTGTTTTTCATAAAATATTCAGCAAACGCTTTGGCCAGAGGACCAACCGTCGATGAACCTTCGCATACGATTTTCGTTTCGGCATTCGCCTGAACGGTCAGCAGTGCGGCTGCCGCTAAACCAAGAATCAATTTTCTCATTTTTCGTCCTTTGTTTGTTTTTGGAATAAAAAGGGCATCATCCCCGTCAATAAATGAAGACCATGCCCTGTTGCTGTTAGGTTTATGTTAGACTCGCATTAACTGTCGGTGATTTAGAACGAACCGCCGATGGAGAGACCCAGTACGTTGGTGTCTTTCCAGTCGTCGCCGGATTTATCTTTCTGCAGGCAGTAGTAGACGCCGCCTTTAAGCTTTCCAACCAGTTTCATGCCGACACCGAGATACAGGCGATGGCGATCCCATTTGTCTCCGCCGGACAGCGATTCTTCATCTTCCCAGTTGGCCTCCCATGCAGCCCATGGATTAATGGCCAGTTCCGTCCATTTCCAGGGAGATTTCACGCGAATGCGGTTACGCATACGGACGTAGCCATCCGTACCTTCTTTTTTGCGATATTCAGCGCGAACACGGTCATCGAATTTCCAGCCGCTTTCCAGTTTTGTGTGAAACACAAAATCAGCGGTAGGACGGTCTTCCTGGCGCCAATAATGATCACCCGTAGCGATGGGGCTGTAGGTAATGGTTCCGTTTTTGTCAGAAACAACCGCCGTCACAGACTTGTTCTTTCTTTCAAAGACTTCGCGAAAGCCCAGGCCCACGTTCAGCCAGCTGGTCACCGGCATGGAGGCCATCATCAGGGTTTCTGAGTCGTAAAACTCACCCATGCCGTCGCCCCACTTCATTTCCTGTTCAATGGCAACACCGATTTTATCAGTGATTTTGCCAGAGGTCTCGAATTTCAACCACAACTGGTTGTCTCCATCATCATAAGCGTATACGGAGGCCGTTCCCGCGAGAACCATTCCAGCTACCGCAATCATCAGTTTATTTAATGTACCTTTTTTCATTTATTAACTCCTATTAACGTCTTGCTTCAGTAACTTTCTTTGTTCAAGAAAGTGCGCAAAACATGGAGTCGGTGTGTTAGCGAAGTATTAGCCAATCAAAAGAAAGCGATTATTGCGTGAAAAACGGGAAAATGACTTCGGCGTGCATCGCGGATCAATGAACCGAGGCCAGATAGATGGTCACCATACCCATAAAAAGAGGATGTATCTGCACAGCATTAAAACCGGCGTCATTCATTTCTGCGGCAATGTCTATCGGTGGCGGCATAGCGCAAATGGATGAACCGAGATAGGCATACAAATCCCTTTGCCCGGCCAGTAGCGAGGCGGCAAGCGGAATAATATGGCGCAGATAAAATCGAACAAGACCGCGTAGTATTCTGTTTTTCGGTAGACTGAATTCCATAACCGCCAATGTGCCGGCGTTCGTCAAAACACGGATGGCTTCACGATAAAAGGCGTGGCGATCAGCAAAATTACGTAACCCGAATACCACGGTGATCAGGTCAAAATGCGAAGATGGATACGTCATGGATTGCGCGTTCATGGCCTTCAATGATGCCGCGATATGCCTCCGCTGCATTTTCTCCTGTGCCATAATCAGCATGGCTTCACACACATCAATGCCAGTCAGCTGCAGGTTTTCTGATGCATGTGCCAGCGAGATCAGCTGATCTCCTGTTCCTGTGGCCACATCCAGAACATGCATTCTCGGTTGCAGAGAAAGACTTTTCGTCAGCGCACGGCGCCATCGGCGATCCTGTCCCATAGAGATTACACGATTTATCGCATCATATCGTGGGGCAATCGGCTTAAAAAAGTCGTTTTGCATGAATGTCCACATGGCGCATTTGCTGTCTCGCCGCTTCCAGCACCAGCTGCATGTCCTGAGGGATGGGGGCCGTGATTTCCATTTCCGATCCTGTATGAGGATGCGTAAAACGAGTTCGGCAGGCATGCAGCATTTGTCTGTCAATAGGGGTAAAACCGATTTGGCACGGGGTGTTTCCATACACCTTGTCACCAAGGACAGGATGGCCGATGTGCGTCATGTGCACGCGGATTTGGTGCGTTCTGCCTGTCTTGATTTCCACACGAACAAGAGAAAACGCGTCGAGCTTCTCTTCCACTCGGTAGACCGATATAGCGTTTTTACCATGTTTCACTTTAGTACTCATGGTCTTGCGATTGTGAGGATGCCGTCCGATCAGTGTTTCAATACGGGCATGGCTCGGCTCGGGAATCCCACGAACGAGTGCCTGATATTCTTTAAAAATCGACCGGTCTTTGAACTGCGTCATGAGGCCCTTCATGGCATCATCATTTTTTGCCACGATCAAAATGCCGCTGGTATCCTGGTCGAGCCGATGAACAATACCCGGACGAATCGTCCCGTTGATGGTTCCTAAGTCGCCGCAATGATGCAGCAGGGCATTTACCAGTGTTCCGTCAGCGTGTCCAGCAGCGGGATGAACGACAATGCCGGGTGCTTTGTTTACCACCACCAGCCATTCATCTTCAAATAGTATGTCCAAAGGAATATCTTCCGGCTGCGCATCCAGAATCTGAACATCAGGTTCCGTCCATGTCAGCACATCGCCCGGTTGAACCTCGTATTTCGGTTTAATGGCGGAGCCGTTAGCTTGAACCTGCCCTGATTCGATCCGCTTCTTCCAGTAACTGCGTGAGCAGTCCGGATTTTTTTCAGCCAGATACACGTCCAGCCTCACTCCGCTCGAAGAAGGGGGAACCACATCCCTTGAAACATCAGTCATAAATTATTTTCTATTCGTTACTCCGCCGGACGTAAACGTCCCTTCGGCCGCGAAAACCAAATAAATACAGCCAGACTCAGCATACCCACACTGATCCACTGCGCCAGAGACAGCCCCATCCAGCGAAGCCGCTCATCACCACGAATAAATTCATCGACGAACCGAATCAAGGCATAGATGACCAGATACATCGCAGCAACGGTGCCCGATCGTTTATTGCGCGGGTAATACCACGCCAGAAAAGCAAACAAGAGAAAATTGGCACCTGACTCATACAGCTGCACCGGATGCCGCAGTCCATTATGCATATGCACCGCCCATGGAAGCTGGCACTCACTTCCATAGCAACACCCGTTTAGAAAACATCCAATTCTGCCAAACGCGTGTCCCAACGGCAGCCCGCAAAGAACAAAATCCCCGAGCGCGTAAAGCGATAATTTGTAATGGCGGGCATATAAAACCGCTGAAATCAGCCCAAGTATCAAACCTCCATAAAAAATCAAGCCGCCCTGATCAATACGTATCATCTCAATCGGGTTGGCTGAAAAATAACTCCAGTTGGCCAGAATATAAGCGATACGTGCCCCGAGAATGCCGGCGATCATCATTAAAAAGGCAAGATTTGACCCGAATCCCGAAGGCCAGCGATCCCGCTTTTCCATATAGGAAAAATAAACAATGACACTTCCATATCCTATGGCAGCCATAA includes the following:
- a CDS encoding DUF2490 domain-containing protein, yielding MKKGTLNKLMIAVAGMVLAGTASVYAYDDGDNQLWLKFETSGKITDKIGVAIEQEMKWGDGMGEFYDSETLMMASMPVTSWLNVGLGFREVFERKNKSVTAVVSDKNGTITYSPIATGDHYWRQEDRPTADFVFHTKLESGWKFDDRVRAEYRKKEGTDGYVRMRNRIRVKSPWKWTELAINPWAAWEANWEDEESLSGGDKWDRHRLYLGVGMKLVGKLKGGVYYCLQKDKSGDDWKDTNVLGLSIGGSF
- the pstB gene encoding phosphate ABC transporter ATP-binding protein: MFKTRVSIQSRKGDLTKRKAPMEIHVEAKSFSIYYGDFEAVRSVNCSFAKGMVTAMIGPSGCGKSTLLRSINRMNDLIPVCHVTGDLKYRDTDVYSPKLDIVALRQSIGMVFQKPNVFPKSIYDNVAYGPRLKGIRRKSELDDLVEKSLRQSAIWDEVKDRMNDNALGMSGGQQQRLCIARALAVEPDVLLMDEPTSALDPKATSRIEDLIGELKGKYTIIIVTHNMQQAARVSDFTAFMYEGIMVEFDETEHMFTTPKDQRTEDYITGRFG
- a CDS encoding ubiquinone/menaquinone biosynthesis methyltransferase, coding for MPAELVLRILIQDRKWKSRPPSLRTCSWCWKRRDSKCAMWTFMQNDFFKPIAPRYDAINRVISMGQDRRWRRALTKSLSLQPRMHVLDVATGTGDQLISLAHASENLQLTGIDVCEAMLIMAQEKMQRRHIAASLKAMNAQSMTYPSSHFDLITVVFGLRNFADRHAFYREAIRVLTNAGTLAVMEFSLPKNRILRGLVRFYLRHIIPLAASLLAGQRDLYAYLGSSICAMPPPIDIAAEMNDAGFNAVQIHPLFMGMVTIYLASVH
- a CDS encoding PstS family phosphate ABC transporter substrate-binding protein, with amino-acid sequence MRKLILGLAAAALLTVQANAETKIVCEGSSTVGPLAKAFAEYFMKNNPDVSVSVSESGSGNGAKAIINGTCDVADMSRGMKAKEFKACADKGIMPTPHVVALDGIAVVVHKSNPVKGLSLEQIRDIYTGKIKNWKDVGGVDMPIVVITRDTNSGTFETFENLVMSKQKMSDSCEVVGSNGQAKSRVESTPSAVAFVGLGFVEGVKAIDVNGIEANLETIQAGTYPIARPLFMYTNGSPKMGTPLYRFITLYLTEPGQEMVEEIGFIPVTSY
- a CDS encoding phosphate ABC transporter permease subunit PstC; the encoded protein is MNETAQRGLLMSDSACRKGRLMEKLGRSILLLITSLSVFAVLFIFIYIAKDAFPFIKEMGLSRFFGSAQWYPSMDPPSFGAMAIVYGTLMVTVGAIIVAVPLGVAAAICLSDVLPFEVRQVVKPIIEMLAAIPSVAFGFFALVVFAPVLQNHGGALLSTILWVIGLPLGVLLVMVLSEMTASRVQEVRRPSVRLMGHIIFGVALFYLLWRGGACLWNVHIASGTNALNVSFILGMMALPTIVSVAEDSLQAVGRDLREGSYALGATRAETMVRVILPAASSGIASAIILGIMRAFGETMVVWMASGNTARIPSPWYNFLAPVRTLTASIAGDMGEAARGTMRYHVLFVMAFFLLVVSFIMNMLSQWAVDRQRKRWGK
- the pstA gene encoding phosphate ABC transporter permease PstA, which produces MQRRARYTLDKAFTGLGTASVLIMAIVLLVLLVPITWRGCQAFIFRGTYFFRQMQKVEFDRGNTARLDKQRDQFLAAMAPAWGMINEFEAELKEMPRKDRKKYKANFRETKKAFEAVFGPLPDEKTPILPRSQYGQTRWDRANVKFESLYFREMWDYNTPTGQGVQLLLPRDKDFAGTKLEPLFDYVKLNLSKIMQPEVTFYWQFLVDKSIDSHFFGGIGPEVLGTIYLTIGAILFAVPIGITAAVYLCEFARPGSVLSLIRTCVNTLAGVPSIVFGLFGLAFFLNSLHVSQSKSVLAGALTLALMVLPTIIRATEEAIRAVPHSYKEASLGLGASHGWAVLTVILPAALPGIMTGIVLSMGRAAGETAPIIFTAAVSLGAAPKIMQVFSEPTPALSWNIYNLCTEHEAVNEIRHVQYGMVLALIVLVLALNMAAIVIRARISKKLKG
- the lgt gene encoding prolipoprotein diacylglyceryl transferase, which produces MHPIFLQWGHLTIYWYGVMAAIGYGSVIVYFSYMEKRDRWPSGFGSNLAFLMMIAGILGARIAYILANWSYFSANPIEMIRIDQGGLIFYGGLILGLISAVLYARHYKLSLYALGDFVLCGLPLGHAFGRIGCFLNGCCYGSECQLPWAVHMHNGLRHPVQLYESGANFLLFAFLAWYYPRNKRSGTVAAMYLVIYALIRFVDEFIRGDERLRWMGLSLAQWISVGMLSLAVFIWFSRPKGRLRPAE
- a CDS encoding RluA family pseudouridine synthase, whose amino-acid sequence is MTDVSRDVVPPSSSGVRLDVYLAEKNPDCSRSYWKKRIESGQVQANGSAIKPKYEVQPGDVLTWTEPDVQILDAQPEDIPLDILFEDEWLVVVNKAPGIVVHPAAGHADGTLVNALLHHCGDLGTINGTIRPGIVHRLDQDTSGILIVAKNDDAMKGLMTQFKDRSIFKEYQALVRGIPEPSHARIETLIGRHPHNRKTMSTKVKHGKNAISVYRVEEKLDAFSLVRVEIKTGRTHQIRVHMTHIGHPVLGDKVYGNTPCQIGFTPIDRQMLHACRTRFTHPHTGSEMEITAPIPQDMQLVLEAARQQMRHVDIHAKRLF